The DNA window GCCTATCCCGGGAAGAACTGGTTCCCGACGAGCCACTACGACGTGATAAAGGAGAACAAAGAGAGGGGCCTCCACACGCTCCTGTTCCTCGACATCAAGGCAGACCAGAACCGCTACATGACTGCAAACGAGGCGATGGAGATACTTCTCAAAGTCGAGGAGATGAAGGGCGGTGGAGTTTTCACTCCGGATACCCTTGTCGTCGTCCTAGCGAGGGCAGGCTCGCTTGAGCCGACTCTGAGGGCAGGCTACGTCCGGGAGCTTATAAACGAGGATTTCGGAAGACAACCGCATGTTCTCATCGTCCCGGGCAGGCTCCATATAGTAGAAGCAGAATACCTGGTGGAGTTCGCCGGAGCACCTGAAGAGATATTGAAAGAGGTTTGAGGTTTAATGGGAAGATAGTCTCCCAATAATTTCTCTTTATGTTGATTATCAATATGATCATGCCCAACCCAGCCTCGCTTCCATATTGTTTTTCCGTTTTCAAAATCGAAGGTGGAATGCTGGAAGTTCTGAGAAACAGTCTAGTGGCGGCGGGCACGCCCGGGGGTGGGAACCCTCCGCCGCGCCCTTCCACCGGGGCTCGCTCACCCCCGCTACCCCGGGAGCGCCGCACGTCCCGCCTACCGCTGCTCCCTTCCGGGCCTGGCGGGGTTCGGCGGGCAAAGGGCGTTAGCCCGGCCCTCCAGCCGGACCTCGCCCACCGCCGGCCCCCCGGGACGAGGGATCACCGTTGTACCCCGGCTTCCGGGCGCGGTTTTGGGAACCGCCCCCCGGGCTTCGGCCCCCGCATATCGACGGTTTCGGGTTACAGGGGACGCCGAACCCCCCGGCCTAGCCCGCCGCCGAGAGTAATTATCTGAGCTGGATATATAAAGGTTTGGTAGTGGAAACTACATCAACGATTTATCATCCCCCAGTCAAGAAAAGATTATAAAGGGCCTCCAATTAGCAAGGGGAGGGTCATCATGAGGATAGTCTTCGACATAGGCGGCTCTGTTCTCGTTCCCGACGATCCCGATATTGACTTCATCAAGGCGATAGCGTACGAGCTCGTCAAGATAAGCGAGGATCACGAGGTGGCTGTTGTCGTCGGCGGCGGAAAGGTCGCGAGAAAGTACATCCACGCGGCAAAAACCTTCACGCCCAACGAGACCTTCAAGGACTACATAGGAATCCACATCACTAGGGCAAACGCGATGCTCCTAATAGCGGCTCTCGGCGAAAAGGCCTACCCCTTCGTCGTCCAGGACTTCAGGAAAGCCTGGGAGGTCATCCAGCTCAAGAAAATCCCAATAATGGGCGGAACCCACCCGGGACATACCACAGATGCAGTTGCCGCACTGCTGGCGGAATATCTACAAGCTGATCTTCTCGTCGTCGTAACAAATGTTGACGGCGTCTACGACAGCGACCCAAAGAAGAACCCGAACGCCAAGAAGCTCGATAGGATCACAGTTGACCAGCTCGTTGAGATAGCCATGAAAGAGGAGAGCAAGGCAGGAGGAAGCGGCGTCGTTGATGCCCTAGCGGCGAAGTTCATCCAGCGGGGAGAGATAAGAACCTACATCGTAGGTAAGAAGGACGCTTACCACCTCTTTGACGTGGTCAAGGGGAAGCACAGCGGGACAGTTGTGGAACCATAAGATCATCTATTGGGTTCTTCTTTTTGGTCCTTGGTTTCCCTATTCTCACTCTCAAATCTTAAAGGCCAACTTTTTATACTTCTACTCACTTTCATCTTTGGTGACACCCATGAAAATCGTCGTCATCGGTTCTGGGACAGCTGGAAGCAACTTCGCCCTCTTCATGCGCAAGCTCGACAGGAAGGCAGAGATAACCGTCATCGGAAAGGAACCAACGATGCAGTATTCACCCTGCGCCCTGCCGCACGTCATAAGCGGTACAATAGAGAAGCCCGAGGACGTTATAGTCTTTCCCACCGAGTTCTATGCGAGGCAGAAGATCGAGATGATGCTCGGCACTGAGGCAAAGGCCATAGACCGCGAGAGAAAGGTTGTCATAACCGATAAGGGCGAAGTCCCATACGACAAGCTCGTCCTTGCAACTGGTTCAAAGGCCTTCGTTCCGCCGATAAAGGGTGTCGAGAACGAAGGAGTTTTTACCCTGAAGAGCATCGACGACGTTAGGAGAATAAAGGCCTACATAGCCGAAAGGAAGCCGAAGAAAGTAGTCGTCATCGGTGCTGGTTTAATCGGCCTTGAGGGCGCTGAAGCCTTCGCCAAGCTTGGCATGGAAGTTCTCGTCGTCGAGCTGATGGACAGGCTTATGCCCACGATGCTCGACAAGGACACCGCAAAGCTCGTCCAGGCTGAGATGGAGAAGCACGGCATTTCCTTCCGCTTTGGCGTCGGCGTGAGTGAGATCATTGGAAGTCCAGTCGAGGCTGTTAAGATAGGCGATGAGGAAGTCCCAGCTGATATGGTTCTCGTGGCTACCGGGGTCAGAGCCAACACAGAGCTTGCCAGGCAGGCGGGCCTCGAAGTGAACAGGGGAATAGTCGTTAACGAGCACCTCCAGACGAGCGACCCGGACATCTACGCGATAGGCGATTGTGCAGAGGTCATCGATGCGGTAACTGGAAAGAGAACCCTCAGCCAGCTCGGAACCTCCGCCGTTAGGATGGCGAAGGTAGCCGCTGAGCACATAGCTGGAAAGGACGTCTCCTTTAGGCCGGTATTTAACACTGCCATCACAGAGCTCTTCGACCTCGAAATCGGCACCTTTGGCATAACGGAGGAGAGGGCCAAGAGGGAAGGCATTGAGGTCGTTGTCGGCAAGTTCAGGGGCTTGACAAAGCCCGAGTACTATCCAGGAGGCAA is part of the Thermococcus stetteri genome and encodes:
- a CDS encoding NAD(P)/FAD-dependent oxidoreductase, with the protein product MKIVVIGSGTAGSNFALFMRKLDRKAEITVIGKEPTMQYSPCALPHVISGTIEKPEDVIVFPTEFYARQKIEMMLGTEAKAIDRERKVVITDKGEVPYDKLVLATGSKAFVPPIKGVENEGVFTLKSIDDVRRIKAYIAERKPKKVVVIGAGLIGLEGAEAFAKLGMEVLVVELMDRLMPTMLDKDTAKLVQAEMEKHGISFRFGVGVSEIIGSPVEAVKIGDEEVPADMVLVATGVRANTELARQAGLEVNRGIVVNEHLQTSDPDIYAIGDCAEVIDAVTGKRTLSQLGTSAVRMAKVAAEHIAGKDVSFRPVFNTAITELFDLEIGTFGITEERAKREGIEVVVGKFRGLTKPEYYPGGKPITVKLIFRKSDRRLVGAQVVGGERVWARIMTLSALAQKGATVEDVAYLETAYAPPISPTIDPITVAAEMAQRKFR
- the pyrH gene encoding UMP kinase, with the translated sequence MRIVFDIGGSVLVPDDPDIDFIKAIAYELVKISEDHEVAVVVGGGKVARKYIHAAKTFTPNETFKDYIGIHITRANAMLLIAALGEKAYPFVVQDFRKAWEVIQLKKIPIMGGTHPGHTTDAVAALLAEYLQADLLVVVTNVDGVYDSDPKKNPNAKKLDRITVDQLVEIAMKEESKAGGSGVVDALAAKFIQRGEIRTYIVGKKDAYHLFDVVKGKHSGTVVEP